One Pseudochaenichthys georgianus chromosome 4, fPseGeo1.2, whole genome shotgun sequence DNA window includes the following coding sequences:
- the LOC117445310 gene encoding tubulin beta-4B chain produces the protein MREIVHLQAGQCGNQIGAKFWEVISDEHGIDPTGTYHGDSDLQLERINVYYNEASGGKYVPRAVLVDLEPGTMDSVRSGPFGQIFRPDNFVFGQSGAGNNWAKGHYTEGAELVDSVLDVVRKEAESCDCLQGFQLTHSLGGGTGSGMGTLMISKIREEYPDRIMNTFSVVPSPKVSDTVVEPYNATLSVHQLVENTDETFCIDNEALYDICFRTLKLTTPTYGDLNHLVSATMSGVTTCLRFPGQLNADLRKLAVNMVPFPRLHFFMPGFAPLTSRGSQQYRSLTVPELTQQMFDAKNMMAACDPRHGRYLTVAAIFRGRMSMKEVDEQMLNVQNKNSSYFVEWIPNNVKTAVCDIPPRGLKMAATFIGNSTAIQELFKRISEQFTAMFRRKAFLHWYTGEGMDEMEFTEAESNMNDLVSEYQQYQDATAEEEGDFEEEGEEEDLA, from the exons TTTTGGGAGGTGATCAGTGATGAACACGGTATTGACCCAACTGGTACATACCACGGTGACAGTGACCTGCAGCTGGAGAGGATCAATGTCTACTACAATGAGGCCTCGG GTGGTAAATATGTGCCCCGTGCTGTGCTGGTTGATCTTGAGCCAGGCACCATGGACTCAGTAAGGTCTGGACCTTTTGGCCAGATCTTCAGACCAGACAACTTTGTGTTTG GCCAGAGTGGTGCTGGCAACAACTGGGCCAAAGGTCACTACACAGAGGGTGCAGAGCTGGTGGACTCTGTCCTGGATGTTGTGAGGAAGGAGGCAGAGAGCTGTGACTGCCTTCAGGGCTTCCAGCTCACACACTCCCTGGGTGGTGGTACGGGCTCTGGTATGGGAACCCTGATGATCAGCAAGATCCGTGAAGAGTACCCTGACCGCATCATGAACACTTTCAGCGTGGTGCCTTCCCCCAAAGTATCAGATACTGTTGTTGAGCCCTACAACGCCACACTATCAGTCCACCAGCTTGTAGAAAACACAGATGAGACCTTCTGCATTGACAACGAGGCCCTGTATGACATCTGTTTCCGCACACTCAAGCTCACAACCCCTACTTACGGTGACCTGAATCACTTGGTCTCTGCAACCATGAGCGGCGTCACCACATGCCTCAGGTTCCCTGGACAGCTCAACGCTGACCTGCGTAAGCTTGCTGTAAACATGGTGCCATTCCCCCGTCTGCACTTCTTCATGCCAGGCTTCGCCCCCCTCACAAGCAGAGGCAGCCAGCAGTACAGATCCCTTACTGTGCCCGAGCTCACCCAGCAAATGTTTGACGCCAAGAACATGATGGCTGCCTGCGATCCACGTCACGGCCGCTACCTGACAGTGGCTGCCATCTTCCGTGGCCGCATGTCAATGAAGGAGGTTGACGAGCAGATGCTGAACGTGCAGAACAAGAACAGCAGCTACTTCGTTGAATGGATCCCCAACAACGTGAAGACCGCTGTCTGCGACATTCCTCCCCGTGGCCTCAAGATGGCTGCTACCTTTATTGGAAACAGCACTGCCATCCAGGAGCTGTTCAAGCGCATCTCTGAGCAGTTCACAGCTATGTTCAGGAGGAAGGCCTTCCTCCACTGGTACACCGGTGAAGGTATGGATGAGATGGAGTTCACTGAggctgagagcaacatgaatgaCTTGGTGTCAGAGTACCAGCAGTACCAGGATGCCACTGCTGAGGAGGAGGGAGACTttgaagaggagggggaggaagaaGATCTGGCCTAA